GCGGCGCGGGCCAATGCGCAATGGCGGCAGTTGGCCTCGATCGACACGGATGGCGAGACCGCCGTTTTCACCGGGGAGAACGGGCTTGGCACCACGGCCACCGTGATGGGACGGGATTGTGTCGCGGCCGGTAATCTGCTCGCGAACGAAGAGGTGATCGCGGCGATGGTGAAAGCGTTCGAGGCACGGGCCGATGCTTTTCTTGCCGAACGACTGCTGGCGGCGCTGGAAGCGGGCGCGGATGCTGGAGGAGAGGCTGGGCCGGTTCATTCCGCCGGCTTCTGCGTGTTCGACAACGATGTCTGGCCAGTTGCCGAATTGCGTGTGGACTGGTCCGAAACGCCGATCGCCGATCTACGGGCGCTCTGGCTGCGCTACGCACCGCAGATGAATGATTACGCGACTCGCGCGAGGAATCCGGAGGCCGCGCCATCGTATGGCGTGCCGGGCGATCTTTGAAACTTAACCACTGCGTCGCATTCGGCCTGATGTCCCGTTCCGCTGATTCGCGAACAAAGTCTTCATTGATTCGTCGTGACGCGTCCTGAACCGCCATAGAACATGTCGCCGCGTTAAGGGCATCGGGACCCCAGGCCGGAAAATCCTGTTTGACAGGGGTTTTCCGGTTTTTTCTTTTGCTGCCGGGCATTCCTCGGCTGCCATCGGCTTTTTCCTGATGGGCCTGCTGCCCGTCATTCGGAGCCGGAAGGGTGATCCGGCGGTCAATCCACGGGCTCGCCCTTCATTATCTGC
The Paraburkholderia caballeronis genome window above contains:
- a CDS encoding DUF1028 domain-containing protein; the protein is MTFSLAGRCARTGAMGGVVCSSSIAVPSRCLWGSAQGVVLSQNVTDPRLGVLGIQLLKQGFGAGSVVTQMVAARANAQWRQLASIDTDGETAVFTGENGLGTTATVMGRDCVAAGNLLANEEVIAAMVKAFEARADAFLAERLLAALEAGADAGGEAGPVHSAGFCVFDNDVWPVAELRVDWSETPIADLRALWLRYAPQMNDYATRARNPEAAPSYGVPGDL